Proteins from one Lepidochelys kempii isolate rLepKem1 chromosome 6, rLepKem1.hap2, whole genome shotgun sequence genomic window:
- the ARHGAP5 gene encoding rho GTPase-activating protein 5 isoform X5 produces the protein MMAKNKEPRPPSYAISVVGLSGTEKDKGNCGVGKSCLCNRFVRSKADEYYPEHTSVLSTIDFGGRVVNNDHFLFWGDVTQSGEDGTECKVHVIEQTEFIDDQTFLPHRSTNLQPYIKRAAASKLQSAEKLMYICTDQLGLEQDFEQKQMPEGKLNIDGFLLCIDVSQGCNRKFDDQLKFVNNLYIQLSKSKKPIIIAATKCDECVDHYLREVQAFASNKKNLVVVETSARFNINVETCFTALVQMMDKTRGKPKIIPYLDAYKTQRQLVVTATDKFEKLVQTVRDYHATWKTVSNKLKNHPDYEEYIHLEGTKKAKNTFSKHIEQLKQEHIRKRREEYINTLPRAFNTLLSNLDEIEHLNWSEALKIMEKRPDFQLCFIVLEKTPWDETDHIDKVNDRRIPFDLLSTLEAEKVYQNHVQHLISEKRRVEMKEKFKKTLEKIQFISPGQPWEEVMCFVMEDEAFKYITDADSKEVYSRHQREIVEKAKEEFQEMLFEHSELFYDLDLNATPSSDKMSEIHAVLSEEPRYKALQKLAPDRESLLLKHIGFVYHPTKETCLSGQNCMDIKVEQLLANSLLQLDHGRLNLYHDRANIDKVNLFILGKDGLAQELANEIRTQSTDDEYALDGKIYELDLRPVDAKSPYLLSQLWTSAFKPHGFFCVFNSIESLNFIGECIGKIRAEASQIRRDKYMASLPFTLILANQRDSISKNLPILRHQGQQLANKLQCPFVDVPAGTYPRKFNEAQIKQALRGVLEAVKHNLDVVSPVPTIKDLSEADLRIVMCAMCGDPFSVDLILSPFLDSHSCSAAQAGQNNSLMLDKIIGEKRRRIQITILSYHSSIGVRKDELVHGYILVYSAKRKASMGMLRAFLSEVQDTIPVQLVAVTDSQADFFENEAIKELMTEGEHIATEITAKFTALYSLSQYHRQTEVFTLFFSDVLEKKNMIENSYMSDSTRESTHTSEDVFLQSPRGNSLAYNYYPDSEDDTEAPPPYSPIGDDVQLLPTPSDRSKYRLDLEGNEYPVHSTPLNCHDHERNHKVPPPIKPKPLVPKANVKKLDPNLLKTIEAGIGKNPRKQSSRVPLAPPEDSDQSDNYAEPIDTVFKHRGFTDDIYAVPDDSQNRIIKIRNSFVINAQGDEENGFSDRISKSHGERRPSKYKYKSKTLFSKAKSYYRRTHSDASDDEAFTTSKTKRKGRHRGSEEDPLLSPVETWKGGIDNPAITSDQELDDKKMKKKTHKVKEDKKQKKKTKAFNPPTRRNWESNYFGMPLQDLVTPEKPIPLFVEKCVEFIEDTGPKGFLNLE, from the coding sequence ATGATGGCTAAAAACAAAGAGCCTCGTCCCCCATCCTATGCTATTAGTGTGGTTGGACTATCTGGAACTGAAAAAGACAAAGGTAATTGTGGAGTTGGAAAGTCATGTTTGTGCAATAGGTTTGTGCGTTCGAAAGCAGATGAATATTATCCTGAGCATACCTCTGTGCTTAGCACAATTGACTTTGGAGGACGAGTTGTTAATAATGATCACTTTTTGTTCTGGGGTGACGTAACACAAAGCGGTGAGGACGGAACAGAATGCAAAGTTCATGTAATTGAACAGACTGAGTTCATTGATGATCAGACTTTCTTGCCTCATCGGAGTACGAATTTACAACCATATATAAAACGGGCAGCTGCCTCCAAATTGCAGTCAGCAGAAAAATTAATGTACATTTGCACAGATCAGCTAGGCTTGGAGCAAGACTTTGAGCAAAAACAAATGCCTGAAGGGAAACTGAACATAGATGGCTTTTTATTATGCATTGATGTTAGCCAAGGATGCAATAGGAAATTCGATGATCAACTTAAATTTGTGAATAATCTCTATATCCAGCTCTCAAAATCTAAAAAACCTATAATAATAGCAGCAACTAAATGTGATGAATGTGTGGATCATTATCTAAGAGAGGTTCAGGCGTTTGcttcaaataaaaagaaccttgTGGTCGTGGAAACATCAGCAAGATTCAATATCAATGTTGAGACATGTTTTACTGCACTGGTACAAATGATGGataaaactcgtggcaaacctaAAATAATTCCGTATCTGGATGCCTATAAGACACAGAGACAACTTGTTGTTACTGCAACAGATAAATTTGAAAAACTTGTGCAAACTGTGAGAGACTATCATGCAACTTGGAAAACTGTTAGTAATAAACTGAAAAATCATCCTGATTACGAGGAGTACATACATTTGGAAGGAACAAAAAAGgccaaaaatacattttcaaaacacaTAGAGCAGCTTAAACAGGAACATataagaaaaagaagagaagaatatATTAATACACTGCCAAGAGCTTTTAACACATTGCTGTCAAACCTTGATGAGATTGAACACCTGAACTGGTCAGAAGCCTTGAAGATAATGGAGAAAAGGCCAGACTTCCAACTTTGTTTTATTGTATTAGAAAAAACACCCTGGGATGAAACTGACCATATAGACAAAGTGAATGATAGGAGGATTCCATTTGACCTTCTCAGTACATTAGAAGCTGAAAAAGTCTATCAAAACCATGTACAGCATCTTATATCTGAGAAGAGGAGGGTTGAAATGAAGGAGAAGTTCAAAAAAACTCTTGAGAAAATACAGTTCATTTCACCTGGGCAGCCATGGGAAGAAGTTATGTGCTTTGTTATGGAGGATGAAGCATTCAAATATATCACTGATGCAGACAGTAAAGAAGTATATAGCAGGCATCAGAGGGAAATAGTTGAAAAAGCCAAAGAGGAGTTtcaggaaatgctttttgaaCATTCGGAACTGTTCTATGACCTAGATCTTAATGCAACACCCAGTTCAGATAAAATGAGTGAAATTCATGCAGTTCTGAGTGAAGAGCCGAGATACAAAGCTTTACAGAAACTTGCACCTGATAGAGAATCCCTTCTTCTTAAACACATAGGATTTGTTTATCATCCCACAAAAGAAACTTGTCTCAGTGGCCAAAATTGCATGGACATTAAAGTAGAGCAGTTACTTGCCAATAGTCTTTTGCAGCTTGACCATGGTCGCTTAAATTTGTACCATGATAGAGCCAATATTGATAAAGTTAATCTTTTCATTTTGGGTAAAGATGGTCTTGCGCAAGAGTTGGCAAATGAGATTCGGACACAATCCACTGATGATGAATATGCCTTAGATGGAAAAATATATGAACTAGATCTTAGGCCAGTTGATGCAAAGTCACCTTACCTTTTAAGTCAGTTATGGACCTCTGCCTTTAAACCGCATGGATTTTTCTGTGTGTTTAACTCTATTGAATCCCTCAATTTTATTGGAGAATGCATTGGAAAAATAAGGGCTGAAGCATCTCAGATAAGGAGAGACAAGTATATGGCTAGTCTTCCATTTACGTTAATATTGGCTAATCAGAGAGACAGCATTAGCAAAAACCTACCTATTCTGAGACACCAAGGTCAGCAATTAGCCAATAAGTTGCAGTGTCCTTTTGTAGATGTGCCTGCTGGTACATATCCACGTAAATTTAATGAGGCTCAAATAAAGCAAGCTCTAAGGGGAGTGCTGGAAGCAGTTAAACACAATTTGGATGTTGTAAGCCCAGTTCCCACCATTAAAGATCTGTCAGAAGCTGACTTGAGAATTGTGATGTGTGCCATGTGTGGAGATCCATTTAGTGTGGATCTTATTCTTTCACCCTTCCTTGACTCTCACTCGTGTAGTGCTGCTCAGGCTGGCCAGAATAACTCTTTAATGCTTGATAAAATTATAGGTGAAAAAAGGAGGCGGATACAGATAACCATATTATCATACCATTCTTCAATTGGTGTAAGGAAAGATGAACTAGTTCATGGGTATATACTAGTTTATTCTGCTAAAAGGAAGGCATCTATGGGAATGCTTCGGGCATTTCTTTCAGAAGTACAGGACACTATTCCTGTCCAGTTGGTGGCTGTAACTGATAGCCAGGCAGATTTTTTTGAGAATGAAGCTATCAAGGAATTAATGACTGAAGGAGAACATATAGCAACAGAGATTACTGCTAAATTTACAGCTTTATATTCTTTATCTCAGTATCATCGTCAGACTGAGGTTTTCACCTTGTTCTTCAGTGACGTATTAGAGAAGAAAAACATGATTGAAAATTCCTATATGTCTGATAGCACCAGAGAATCAACACATACAAGTGAAGATGTTTTCCTGCAGTCTCCCAGAGGAAATTCTCTTGCGTATAATTACTACCCAGATTCAGAAGATGATACGGAAGCACCACCCCCCTATAGCCCAATTGGAGATGATGTGCAGTTGCTCCCAACACCTAGCGATCGTTCAAAATATCGATTAGACTTGGAAGGAAATGAGTATCCTGTTCATAGCACACCACTCAACTGTCATGACCATGAACGCAACCACAAAGTACCTCCTCCTATAAAACCCAAGCCGCTTGTACCTAAGGCAAATGTGAAAAAACTGGATCCAAACCTTCTAAAAACAATTGAGGCTGGCATTGGTAAAAACCCAAGGAAACAATCCTCTCGAGTGCCTTTGGCACCACCAGAAGATTCAGACCAATCCGATAATTATGCAGAACCTATTGACACTGTTTTTAAACACAGAGGTTTTACTGATGATATCTATGCAGTTCCAGATGATAGTCAGAATCGTATTATTAAAATTCGAAACTCATTTGTTATAAATGCACAAGGAGATGAAGAAAATGGATTTTCTGATAGAATATCAAAGAGTCATGGGGAAAGAAGGCCatcaaaatacaaatataaatccAAAACACTGTTTAGTAAAGCAAAATCTTACTACAGGAGAACACATTCAGACGCAAGTGATGATGAGGCTTTTACCACatctaaaacaaaaagaaaaggaagacatcGTGGAAGTGAAGAAGATCCACTTCTGTCTCCAGTTGAAACCTGGAAAGGTGGAATCGATAACCCCGCTATCACTTCAGATCAAGAGTTAGATGACaaaaaaatgaagaagaaaactCACAAAGTAAAAGAAGATAAGAAG
- the ARHGAP5 gene encoding rho GTPase-activating protein 5 isoform X6 produces the protein MMAKNKEPRPPSYAISVVGLSGTEKDKGNCGVGKSCLCNRFVRSKADEYYPEHTSVLSTIDFGGRVVNNDHFLFWGDVTQSGEDGTECKVHVIEQTEFIDDQTFLPHRSTNLQPYIKRAAASKLQSAEKLMYICTDQLGLEQDFEQKQMPEGKLNIDGFLLCIDVSQGCNRKFDDQLKFVNNLYIQLSKSKKPIIIAATKCDECVDHYLREVQAFASNKKNLVVVETSARFNINVETCFTALVQMMDKTRGKPKIIPYLDAYKTQRQLVVTATDKFEKLVQTVRDYHATWKTVSNKLKNHPDYEEYIHLEGTKKAKNTFSKHIEQLKQEHIRKRREEYINTLPRAFNTLLSNLDEIEHLNWSEALKIMEKRPDFQLCFIVLEKTPWDETDHIDKVNDRRIPFDLLSTLEAEKVYQNHVQHLISEKRRVEMKEKFKKTLEKIQFISPGQPWEEVMCFVMEDEAFKYITDADSKEVYSRHQREIVEKAKEEFQEMLFEHSELFYDLDLNATPSSDKMSEIHAVLSEEPRYKALQKLAPDRESLLLKHIGFVYHPTKETCLSGQNCMDIKVEQLLANSLLQLDHGRLNLYHDRANIDKVNLFILGKDGLAQELANEIRTQSTDDEYALDGKIYELDLRPVDAKSPYLLSQLWTSAFKPHGFFCVFNSIESLNFIGECIGKIRAEASQIRRDKYMASLPFTLILANQRDSISKNLPILRHQGQQLANKLQCPFVDVPAGTYPRKFNEAQIKQALRGVLEAVKHNLDVVSPVPTIKDLSEADLRIVMCAMCGDPFSVDLILSPFLDSHSCSAAQAGQNNSLMLDKIIGEKRRRIQITILSYHSSIGVRKDELVHGYILVYSAKRKASMGMLRAFLSEVQDTIPVQLVAVTDSQADFFENEAIKELMTEGEHIATEITAKFTALYSLSQYHRQTEVFTLFFSDVLEKKNMIENSYMSDSTRESTHTSEDVFLQSPRGNSLAYNYYPDSEDDTEAPPPYSPIGDDVQLLPTPSDRSKYRLDLEGNEYPVHSTPLNCHDHERNHKVPPPIKPKPLVPKANVKKLDPNLLKTIEAGIGKNPRKQSSRVPLAPPEDSDQSDNYAEPIDTVFKHRGFTDDIYAVPDDSQNRIIKIRNSFVINAQGDEENGFSDRISKSHGERRPSKYKYKSKTLFSKAKSYYRRTHSDASDDEAFTTSKTKRKGRHRGSEEDPLLSPVETWKGGIDNPAITSDQELDDKKMKKKTHKVKEDKKDYALKAFTVLVGIKLIKTTFRNSLIKIIIST, from the coding sequence ATGATGGCTAAAAACAAAGAGCCTCGTCCCCCATCCTATGCTATTAGTGTGGTTGGACTATCTGGAACTGAAAAAGACAAAGGTAATTGTGGAGTTGGAAAGTCATGTTTGTGCAATAGGTTTGTGCGTTCGAAAGCAGATGAATATTATCCTGAGCATACCTCTGTGCTTAGCACAATTGACTTTGGAGGACGAGTTGTTAATAATGATCACTTTTTGTTCTGGGGTGACGTAACACAAAGCGGTGAGGACGGAACAGAATGCAAAGTTCATGTAATTGAACAGACTGAGTTCATTGATGATCAGACTTTCTTGCCTCATCGGAGTACGAATTTACAACCATATATAAAACGGGCAGCTGCCTCCAAATTGCAGTCAGCAGAAAAATTAATGTACATTTGCACAGATCAGCTAGGCTTGGAGCAAGACTTTGAGCAAAAACAAATGCCTGAAGGGAAACTGAACATAGATGGCTTTTTATTATGCATTGATGTTAGCCAAGGATGCAATAGGAAATTCGATGATCAACTTAAATTTGTGAATAATCTCTATATCCAGCTCTCAAAATCTAAAAAACCTATAATAATAGCAGCAACTAAATGTGATGAATGTGTGGATCATTATCTAAGAGAGGTTCAGGCGTTTGcttcaaataaaaagaaccttgTGGTCGTGGAAACATCAGCAAGATTCAATATCAATGTTGAGACATGTTTTACTGCACTGGTACAAATGATGGataaaactcgtggcaaacctaAAATAATTCCGTATCTGGATGCCTATAAGACACAGAGACAACTTGTTGTTACTGCAACAGATAAATTTGAAAAACTTGTGCAAACTGTGAGAGACTATCATGCAACTTGGAAAACTGTTAGTAATAAACTGAAAAATCATCCTGATTACGAGGAGTACATACATTTGGAAGGAACAAAAAAGgccaaaaatacattttcaaaacacaTAGAGCAGCTTAAACAGGAACATataagaaaaagaagagaagaatatATTAATACACTGCCAAGAGCTTTTAACACATTGCTGTCAAACCTTGATGAGATTGAACACCTGAACTGGTCAGAAGCCTTGAAGATAATGGAGAAAAGGCCAGACTTCCAACTTTGTTTTATTGTATTAGAAAAAACACCCTGGGATGAAACTGACCATATAGACAAAGTGAATGATAGGAGGATTCCATTTGACCTTCTCAGTACATTAGAAGCTGAAAAAGTCTATCAAAACCATGTACAGCATCTTATATCTGAGAAGAGGAGGGTTGAAATGAAGGAGAAGTTCAAAAAAACTCTTGAGAAAATACAGTTCATTTCACCTGGGCAGCCATGGGAAGAAGTTATGTGCTTTGTTATGGAGGATGAAGCATTCAAATATATCACTGATGCAGACAGTAAAGAAGTATATAGCAGGCATCAGAGGGAAATAGTTGAAAAAGCCAAAGAGGAGTTtcaggaaatgctttttgaaCATTCGGAACTGTTCTATGACCTAGATCTTAATGCAACACCCAGTTCAGATAAAATGAGTGAAATTCATGCAGTTCTGAGTGAAGAGCCGAGATACAAAGCTTTACAGAAACTTGCACCTGATAGAGAATCCCTTCTTCTTAAACACATAGGATTTGTTTATCATCCCACAAAAGAAACTTGTCTCAGTGGCCAAAATTGCATGGACATTAAAGTAGAGCAGTTACTTGCCAATAGTCTTTTGCAGCTTGACCATGGTCGCTTAAATTTGTACCATGATAGAGCCAATATTGATAAAGTTAATCTTTTCATTTTGGGTAAAGATGGTCTTGCGCAAGAGTTGGCAAATGAGATTCGGACACAATCCACTGATGATGAATATGCCTTAGATGGAAAAATATATGAACTAGATCTTAGGCCAGTTGATGCAAAGTCACCTTACCTTTTAAGTCAGTTATGGACCTCTGCCTTTAAACCGCATGGATTTTTCTGTGTGTTTAACTCTATTGAATCCCTCAATTTTATTGGAGAATGCATTGGAAAAATAAGGGCTGAAGCATCTCAGATAAGGAGAGACAAGTATATGGCTAGTCTTCCATTTACGTTAATATTGGCTAATCAGAGAGACAGCATTAGCAAAAACCTACCTATTCTGAGACACCAAGGTCAGCAATTAGCCAATAAGTTGCAGTGTCCTTTTGTAGATGTGCCTGCTGGTACATATCCACGTAAATTTAATGAGGCTCAAATAAAGCAAGCTCTAAGGGGAGTGCTGGAAGCAGTTAAACACAATTTGGATGTTGTAAGCCCAGTTCCCACCATTAAAGATCTGTCAGAAGCTGACTTGAGAATTGTGATGTGTGCCATGTGTGGAGATCCATTTAGTGTGGATCTTATTCTTTCACCCTTCCTTGACTCTCACTCGTGTAGTGCTGCTCAGGCTGGCCAGAATAACTCTTTAATGCTTGATAAAATTATAGGTGAAAAAAGGAGGCGGATACAGATAACCATATTATCATACCATTCTTCAATTGGTGTAAGGAAAGATGAACTAGTTCATGGGTATATACTAGTTTATTCTGCTAAAAGGAAGGCATCTATGGGAATGCTTCGGGCATTTCTTTCAGAAGTACAGGACACTATTCCTGTCCAGTTGGTGGCTGTAACTGATAGCCAGGCAGATTTTTTTGAGAATGAAGCTATCAAGGAATTAATGACTGAAGGAGAACATATAGCAACAGAGATTACTGCTAAATTTACAGCTTTATATTCTTTATCTCAGTATCATCGTCAGACTGAGGTTTTCACCTTGTTCTTCAGTGACGTATTAGAGAAGAAAAACATGATTGAAAATTCCTATATGTCTGATAGCACCAGAGAATCAACACATACAAGTGAAGATGTTTTCCTGCAGTCTCCCAGAGGAAATTCTCTTGCGTATAATTACTACCCAGATTCAGAAGATGATACGGAAGCACCACCCCCCTATAGCCCAATTGGAGATGATGTGCAGTTGCTCCCAACACCTAGCGATCGTTCAAAATATCGATTAGACTTGGAAGGAAATGAGTATCCTGTTCATAGCACACCACTCAACTGTCATGACCATGAACGCAACCACAAAGTACCTCCTCCTATAAAACCCAAGCCGCTTGTACCTAAGGCAAATGTGAAAAAACTGGATCCAAACCTTCTAAAAACAATTGAGGCTGGCATTGGTAAAAACCCAAGGAAACAATCCTCTCGAGTGCCTTTGGCACCACCAGAAGATTCAGACCAATCCGATAATTATGCAGAACCTATTGACACTGTTTTTAAACACAGAGGTTTTACTGATGATATCTATGCAGTTCCAGATGATAGTCAGAATCGTATTATTAAAATTCGAAACTCATTTGTTATAAATGCACAAGGAGATGAAGAAAATGGATTTTCTGATAGAATATCAAAGAGTCATGGGGAAAGAAGGCCatcaaaatacaaatataaatccAAAACACTGTTTAGTAAAGCAAAATCTTACTACAGGAGAACACATTCAGACGCAAGTGATGATGAGGCTTTTACCACatctaaaacaaaaagaaaaggaagacatcGTGGAAGTGAAGAAGATCCACTTCTGTCTCCAGTTGAAACCTGGAAAGGTGGAATCGATAACCCCGCTATCACTTCAGATCAAGAGTTAGATGACaaaaaaatgaagaagaaaactCACAAAGTAAAAGAAGATAAGAAG